The following are from one region of the Myotis daubentonii chromosome 2, mMyoDau2.1, whole genome shotgun sequence genome:
- the CENPM gene encoding centromere protein M isoform X2: MSVLRPQDQLPGLNAATILLVGKEDALLQPLADSILKEDCASTLRVHLAHSLPLPSDVNRPRIDLIVFVVNLHSKYSLQNVEESLRHVDAAFFLGKVGFLVTGAGRDSHCSVHRNSVQKLARAYRSPLLFCDLEVESFRVTMAQRLVRMLQICAGHVPGVSALNLLSLMRSSENPCLEDL; encoded by the exons ATGTCGGTGTTGcggcctcaggaccagctgccgGGCCTGAACGCGGCCACCATCTTG CTGGTGGGCAAGGAGGATGCTCTTCTGCAACCGCTGGCCGACTCGATACTCAAGGAGGACTGCGCCTCCACGCTGCGGGT CCACTTGGCacattccctccctctgccctccgaTGTGAATCGCCCCCGAATTGACCTGATTGTGTTCGTGGTCAACCTTCACAGCAAATACAG CCTGCAGAACGTGGAGGAGTCCCTGCGCCACGTGGACGCCGCCTTCTTCCTGGGGAAGGTGGGCTTCCTGGTCACCGGCG CCGGGCGGGACAGCCACTGCAGCGTCCACCGGAACAGCGTGCAGAAGCTGGCCCGAGCCTACCGGAGCCCCCTGCTCTTCTGTGATCTGGAG GTGGAAAGCTTTCGAGTCACCATGGCGCAGCGTCTGGTCCGCATGCTGCAGATCTGTGCTGGCCACGTGCCCGGCGTCTCGGCCCTGAACCTGCTGTCCCTGATGAGGAGCTCAGAGAACCCCTGCCTGGAGGACCTGTGA
- the SMIM45 gene encoding small integral membrane protein 45, protein MPHFLDWFVPVYLVISVLVLVGFGACIYYFEPGLQEAHRWRMQRPAVDRDLRKTLMVRDNLAFGGPEV, encoded by the coding sequence ATGCCACACTTCCTGGACTGGTTTGTGCCTGTCTACCTGGTCATCTCCGTCCTCGTCCTGGTGGGCTTCGGCGCCTGCATCTACTACTTCGAGCCCGGCCTGCAGGAGGCGCACAGGTGGCGGATGCAGCGCCCCGCGGTGGACCGTGACCTCCGCAAGACACTGATGGTCCGCGACAACCTGGCCTTTGGAGGCCCCGAGGTCTGA
- the CENPM gene encoding centromere protein M isoform X1, which translates to MSVLRPQDQLPGLNAATILLVGKEDALLQPLADSILKEDCASTLRVFLFSSHLAHSLPLPSDVNRPRIDLIVFVVNLHSKYSLQNVEESLRHVDAAFFLGKVGFLVTGAGRDSHCSVHRNSVQKLARAYRSPLLFCDLEVESFRVTMAQRLVRMLQICAGHVPGVSALNLLSLMRSSENPCLEDL; encoded by the exons ATGTCGGTGTTGcggcctcaggaccagctgccgGGCCTGAACGCGGCCACCATCTTG CTGGTGGGCAAGGAGGATGCTCTTCTGCAACCGCTGGCCGACTCGATACTCAAGGAGGACTGCGCCTCCACGCTGCGGGT TTTCTTGTTTTCCAGCCACTTGGCacattccctccctctgccctccgaTGTGAATCGCCCCCGAATTGACCTGATTGTGTTCGTGGTCAACCTTCACAGCAAATACAG CCTGCAGAACGTGGAGGAGTCCCTGCGCCACGTGGACGCCGCCTTCTTCCTGGGGAAGGTGGGCTTCCTGGTCACCGGCG CCGGGCGGGACAGCCACTGCAGCGTCCACCGGAACAGCGTGCAGAAGCTGGCCCGAGCCTACCGGAGCCCCCTGCTCTTCTGTGATCTGGAG GTGGAAAGCTTTCGAGTCACCATGGCGCAGCGTCTGGTCCGCATGCTGCAGATCTGTGCTGGCCACGTGCCCGGCGTCTCGGCCCTGAACCTGCTGTCCCTGATGAGGAGCTCAGAGAACCCCTGCCTGGAGGACCTGTGA